Proteins from a single region of Candidatus Scalindua japonica:
- the thrC gene encoding threonine synthase — protein sequence MSFVKGLKCRECGKDYPKEALHVCSFCFGPLEVDYKYEEIKKVISREKIESRGKTMWRYKELLPLDGEPTVGAQVGYTPLVKADNLAKKLGVEELYVKNDSVNFPTFSFKDRVVSAALSKAKELGFKTVACATTGNLGNSVAAQAVQGNLESYIFMPANLEQGKVIGTSIYGTNVIGIDGNYDGVNRMCSEIADKYGWAFANINIRPYYAEGSKTYGYEIIEQLGWKAPKHVVVPMAGGSLVIKIGKAVKEMTELGLIDKSNTSLYGAQASGSSPISTAVKKGSDVIAPVIPDTIAHSIAIGNPADGYYSVKAINESGGYAEDVSDDELVEGIKLLASTEGIFTETAGGVTVAVTKKLIDQGRLPRDESIVICITGNGLKTLEAVMDKVEKPCVIDANIESFNAFMEKREVCTA from the coding sequence ATGAGTTTTGTTAAAGGTCTTAAATGTAGAGAATGCGGAAAAGATTACCCTAAAGAGGCTCTTCATGTTTGCAGTTTCTGCTTCGGCCCGTTGGAAGTTGATTACAAATATGAAGAAATTAAAAAAGTAATAAGTAGAGAAAAAATTGAATCACGAGGGAAAACCATGTGGAGGTATAAGGAACTTTTACCTCTTGATGGTGAGCCTACTGTGGGGGCCCAGGTTGGATACACTCCATTGGTCAAGGCTGATAATCTGGCAAAAAAACTTGGCGTAGAGGAGCTATATGTAAAAAACGATTCAGTAAATTTCCCCACATTCTCTTTTAAAGACAGAGTGGTTTCAGCAGCTCTTTCCAAGGCGAAAGAACTCGGCTTTAAGACCGTTGCATGCGCCACAACCGGTAATCTTGGAAACTCAGTTGCCGCACAGGCAGTGCAGGGTAATCTTGAAAGCTATATCTTTATGCCCGCAAATTTGGAACAGGGAAAGGTTATAGGCACATCGATTTATGGAACAAACGTCATAGGTATAGACGGTAATTATGATGGTGTTAACAGGATGTGTTCAGAAATTGCGGATAAATATGGTTGGGCTTTTGCAAACATCAATATCCGTCCGTATTATGCGGAAGGTTCCAAAACTTACGGTTATGAAATCATAGAGCAGCTTGGCTGGAAGGCCCCTAAGCATGTAGTTGTGCCTATGGCAGGCGGCTCTCTGGTAATTAAAATAGGCAAAGCGGTAAAGGAAATGACAGAATTGGGATTAATCGATAAATCCAATACATCACTCTATGGCGCTCAGGCTTCCGGTTCTTCACCGATTTCTACTGCTGTAAAGAAAGGCAGTGATGTGATCGCTCCCGTTATACCGGATACGATTGCCCATTCTATCGCAATTGGAAATCCGGCTGACGGGTATTACTCTGTAAAGGCTATCAATGAGAGTGGCGGATATGCAGAAGATGTTTCTGATGATGAGCTGGTTGAGGGGATAAAGCTCCTGGCATCAACTGAGGGTATTTTTACTGAGACTGCGGGAGGCGTAACTGTAGCTGTAACAAAAAAACTTATAGATCAGGGTAGATTACCGCGAGATGAGTCTATCGTGATCTGTATCACCGGAAATGGTCTGAAAACGTTGGAAGCGGTAATGGATAAAGTAGAAAAACCGTGTGTAATTGACGCAAATATAGAGAGTTTTAACGCTTTTATGGAAAAAAGAGAAGTTTGTACTGCTTAA